A window from bacterium encodes these proteins:
- a CDS encoding pseudouridine synthase encodes MRLIRRHLQNPSRPTMRINRYLAGCGVASRRAAEGLVLKGRITVNGVVVTSLATQIDEGKDQVALDGQPIAPQAEKIYVLLNKPKGYITTASDERGRRTVLELVPLPQRLFPVGRLDYNTTGALLLTNDGELAFRLMHPRYKVPKRYHARLEEAFNPDHFARLTGGLFLEDGPTQPCVARFYSPSRNEVEIELKEGRQQQVRRMFAALGYRVKELKRVRFGPIPLGRLERGDWRELDAQEIHALRKMVGLD; translated from the coding sequence TTGCGGCTGATCAGGCGGCATCTACAGAATCCATCCCGGCCGACGATGCGCATTAACCGCTATCTGGCCGGCTGCGGCGTGGCGTCGAGACGGGCAGCCGAAGGCCTGGTGCTGAAGGGACGTATCACCGTCAACGGGGTGGTGGTTACCAGCCTGGCCACCCAGATCGATGAGGGCAAAGATCAGGTCGCTCTGGACGGACAGCCGATTGCGCCGCAAGCGGAAAAGATCTATGTTCTTTTGAATAAGCCCAAAGGATATATAACAACGGCCAGCGATGAGCGCGGCCGTCGCACTGTCCTCGAACTCGTACCCTTGCCGCAGCGTCTCTTTCCGGTAGGCCGGCTTGACTACAATACCACCGGCGCACTCCTCCTCACCAACGATGGCGAACTGGCCTTCCGGTTGATGCATCCCCGGTATAAGGTTCCCAAACGGTATCATGCCCGGCTTGAGGAGGCTTTCAATCCGGATCATTTCGCCCGGCTGACCGGAGGCCTTTTTCTAGAAGATGGCCCCACGCAACCCTGCGTGGCGCGCTTTTATTCGCCATCGCGGAATGAGGTGGAAATCGAATTGAAAGAGGGACGTCAGCAGCAGGTGCGGCGCATGTTTGCCGCCCTGGGCTATCGCGTCAAGGAGTTGAAGCGGGTGCGCTTCGGCCCGATCCCGCTCGGGCGTCTCGAACGCGGTGACTGGCGCGAACTGGATGCGCAGGAGATCCATGCTCTGCGCAAGATGGTTGGATTGGATTGA
- the scpB gene encoding SMC-Scp complex subunit ScpB, which translates to MEQEKLKSVLEALIFASDVPISLNQLQVILEGVDKSEIEKALAALSDELKSRAFFLKKVGGGWQFATRPEYYRWIKQMFAGRERNRLTRAALETLAIIAFKQPISRVEVAAIRGVNSDGVMQTLLERKLIAITGRDEGQGRALLFSTTKEFLLYFGIDDIADLPKPKEIEELLASGEGQKIIQEIPEEEILEQEVAAENSLDSEFVAAPDPESAVAADQAASTESIPADDAH; encoded by the coding sequence ATGGAACAGGAGAAACTCAAATCGGTTCTTGAGGCGCTGATCTTCGCCTCTGATGTTCCGATCTCCCTCAACCAGCTCCAGGTAATCCTTGAAGGGGTGGATAAGTCGGAGATCGAAAAGGCGCTGGCAGCGCTCTCTGACGAACTTAAGAGTCGGGCCTTTTTCTTGAAAAAGGTGGGCGGCGGCTGGCAGTTCGCCACCCGGCCGGAGTATTATCGCTGGATCAAACAGATGTTCGCCGGCCGCGAACGCAATCGCCTCACCCGAGCCGCGCTGGAAACCCTGGCCATCATCGCCTTCAAGCAGCCGATCAGCAGGGTGGAGGTGGCGGCGATTCGCGGCGTTAATTCCGATGGCGTCATGCAAACCCTGCTTGAACGCAAGCTCATTGCCATCACCGGGCGCGATGAGGGGCAGGGACGCGCCTTGCTCTTCAGCACCACCAAGGAGTTCTTGCTGTACTTCGGAATCGACGACATCGCCGATTTGCCCAAGCCCAAGGAGATCGAGGAACTGCTGGCCAGCGGCGAGGGCCAGAAGATCATCCAGGAGATCCCGGAAGAGGAGATCCTCGAGCAGGAGGTTGCAGCGGAGAATTCGCTCGATTCGGAATTCGTTGCTGCGCCTGATCCGGAGTCCGCTGTTGCGGCTGATCAGGCGGCATCTACAGAATCCATCCCGGCCGACGATGCGCATTAA
- the cmk gene encoding (d)CMP kinase gives MSAAIKKVTITIDGPAGSGKSTTARRVAARLGYLYLDSGALYRAVTLAALRRQCDFHDSEALAQIARTCRIELIPGPEGLLVLLEGEDVSTAIRTPEVAAAIGPVAANAGVRQALLAQQRRMGERGGIVAEGRDMGSVVFPRAEVKIYLVASIEERARRRQKELAERGRYVELDDLVRSIRKRDEDDSQRDVSPLIKPEDALELDTTRLSIDEQVDWIVAIAKERGAVK, from the coding sequence ATGTCTGCTGCTATTAAAAAGGTGACCATCACCATCGACGGGCCCGCTGGGTCCGGCAAGAGCACCACAGCGCGCCGGGTGGCAGCGCGTCTCGGCTACCTGTATCTCGATTCGGGCGCGCTCTATCGCGCAGTTACGCTCGCCGCCCTGCGCCGCCAATGCGACTTTCATGATTCTGAAGCGCTCGCTCAAATCGCCCGCACCTGCCGGATCGAGCTGATCCCCGGGCCGGAAGGCCTGCTGGTGCTGCTGGAGGGAGAGGACGTCAGCACAGCGATCCGGACTCCGGAAGTTGCGGCAGCGATTGGGCCGGTTGCAGCGAATGCCGGAGTTCGCCAGGCCCTGCTGGCGCAGCAGCGCCGGATGGGAGAACGCGGCGGCATTGTCGCTGAAGGGCGAGACATGGGAAGTGTGGTCTTCCCCCGGGCTGAGGTCAAGATCTACCTCGTCGCCTCGATCGAAGAGCGCGCCCGCCGACGGCAGAAGGAATTGGCTGAGCGAGGCCGCTATGTGGAGTTAGATGACCTGGTTCGTTCCATCCGCAAACGCGACGAGGACGACAGCCAACGGGATGTCAGTCCCCTGATCAAACCCGAGGATGCTCTTGAACTCGACACGACCCGGCTCAGCATCGACGAGCAAGTGGACTGGATCGTCGCGATCGCGAAGGAACGGGGCGCTGTAAAATGA
- a CDS encoding HNH endonuclease has translation MQNVKVLLLNQNYEPVTVVSAQKAIILTFLEKVEIVERHDRWVHSQHMALPLPSIVRLLRYIRIPHQHVELSRRNILKRDNFRCQYCGTTKGPFTVDHIIPRVKGGGDSWENLVCACVRCNNRKGDRTPEQANLKLVKSPRRPSHLFFIQHHMGVSDDCWKPYIFLN, from the coding sequence ATGCAAAATGTCAAAGTATTGCTTCTCAACCAGAATTACGAGCCGGTGACTGTGGTCAGCGCTCAGAAGGCGATCATCCTGACCTTTCTCGAAAAGGTGGAGATCGTCGAACGCCACGACCGCTGGGTTCATTCGCAACACATGGCCCTCCCCTTGCCGAGCATTGTGCGGCTGCTGCGCTATATCCGAATTCCGCACCAGCACGTTGAACTGTCGCGCCGCAATATTCTGAAGCGGGATAACTTTCGCTGCCAGTATTGCGGCACAACCAAGGGGCCCTTTACCGTGGATCACATTATCCCCAGGGTCAAAGGCGGGGGGGATAGTTGGGAAAATCTGGTTTGTGCCTGCGTACGCTGCAATAACCGCAAGGGAGACCGCACCCCAGAACAGGCCAATCTCAAACTGGTCAAATCGCCGCGACGGCCCAGCCATCTTTTTTTTATCCAGCATCACATGGGCGTCAGCGACGATTGCTGGAAGCCCTACATATTTTTAAATTGA
- a CDS encoding segregation/condensation protein A: protein MSYKVKLESFEGPLDLLLFLIKKEEVDIYDIPIAKITQQYLQYIEIIQLLDLEAASDFILMAATLMRIKAQMLLPKPDLGEEQAEISDPRQELVQRLLEYKRFKDVAEDLGEKETRSLKQYNRGSYKVEEEILGEEFQASSEVTLFDLVAAFKKIVDQSQKKVTVHRVVEINVTLEECMARILDALDKTPQMAFRELFAPDTDKIVLVVTFIAILELIKRSEIQAVQDEPFAEIMIRRIDGTGETQIGS from the coding sequence ATGAGCTATAAGGTCAAACTGGAAAGCTTTGAAGGACCACTGGATCTGCTCCTCTTCCTTATCAAAAAGGAAGAGGTTGATATTTACGATATTCCGATCGCCAAGATCACCCAGCAATATCTGCAATATATCGAAATCATCCAGTTGCTTGATCTAGAGGCGGCCAGCGATTTTATCCTCATGGCGGCCACGCTGATGCGTATAAAGGCTCAGATGCTCCTGCCCAAGCCCGATCTCGGGGAGGAACAGGCCGAGATTTCCGATCCCCGACAGGAACTGGTGCAGCGGCTGTTGGAGTACAAACGTTTTAAGGATGTCGCCGAGGACCTCGGCGAGAAGGAGACACGATCCCTCAAACAGTACAACCGTGGCAGCTATAAGGTCGAGGAAGAGATACTGGGTGAGGAGTTTCAGGCCAGCTCAGAAGTCACTCTGTTCGATCTGGTCGCCGCTTTCAAGAAGATCGTCGATCAATCGCAAAAAAAAGTCACCGTCCATCGCGTTGTCGAGATCAATGTCACCCTCGAGGAGTGCATGGCCCGAATCCTCGACGCCCTGGACAAAACACCGCAAATGGCATTCCGCGAACTCTTCGCTCCCGACACCGACAAGATTGTCCTGGTGGTGACCTTTATCGCGATCCTCGAATTGATCAAGCGCAGCGAGATTCAGGCCGTGCAGGATGAACCCTTTGCTGAAATTATGATCAGAAGGATAGATGGAACAGGAGAAACTCAAATCGGTTCTTGA
- a CDS encoding acetyl-CoA carboxylase carboxyltransferase subunit alpha, which yields MAGLILEFEKPIAEIERRIAELREYSASEDLEMHKEIERLEEKARQLREEVYSNLTRWQRVQLARHPNRPYTLDYVRWMMPDFMELHGDRAFADDPAIVCGIGTLGTRPVTLIGHQKARDTREKIRRNFGMPNPEGYRKALRLMRMSARFKRPVICLVDTPGAFPGTGGEERGQAEAIARNLFEMAHLPVPIVVVIIGEGASGGALGIGVGDRILMLENTWYSVITPEGCAAILYRDSANAPLAAEAMKVAPADLLELGVIDRILKEPRGGAHNDHEGAAALVKEALVEELEALAEIKPAELVRRRIDKFAHMGVWDE from the coding sequence ATGGCTGGATTGATACTGGAGTTTGAAAAACCTATCGCCGAAATTGAACGGCGCATCGCGGAACTACGCGAATACTCCGCAAGCGAGGATCTCGAGATGCACAAGGAGATCGAACGGCTGGAGGAAAAAGCCCGCCAGCTGCGCGAGGAGGTCTACAGCAATCTGACGCGTTGGCAGCGCGTCCAGCTTGCACGCCATCCTAACCGGCCCTATACGCTCGATTATGTCCGCTGGATGATGCCCGATTTCATGGAACTGCACGGCGATCGCGCTTTTGCCGACGACCCGGCCATAGTATGCGGCATCGGCACACTCGGCACCCGTCCGGTCACGCTGATCGGCCATCAAAAAGCGCGGGACACTCGCGAGAAAATCCGCCGTAATTTCGGCATGCCCAACCCAGAGGGGTACCGCAAGGCGCTGCGGCTGATGCGGATGTCGGCCCGTTTCAAACGTCCGGTAATTTGCCTGGTGGATACCCCTGGTGCGTTTCCCGGGACCGGCGGGGAAGAGCGCGGGCAGGCCGAAGCCATCGCCAGAAATCTGTTCGAGATGGCCCACCTGCCGGTGCCGATTGTCGTGGTCATCATCGGCGAAGGGGCCAGCGGCGGCGCACTCGGAATCGGGGTCGGCGACCGCATCCTGATGCTGGAAAACACCTGGTACTCGGTCATCACCCCGGAAGGATGTGCAGCCATTCTCTACCGCGACAGCGCCAATGCACCCCTGGCGGCGGAAGCAATGAAAGTGGCCCCGGCCGATCTCCTGGAATTGGGCGTAATCGACCGTATTCTCAAGGAACCGCGCGGCGGCGCCCACAACGACCACGAAGGCGCGGCTGCGCTGGTCAAGGAAGCCCTGGTAGAAGAACTGGAAGCACTTGCCGAAATCAAACCCGCGGAGCTGGTGCGTCGGCGTATCGATAAATTTGCCCATATGGGCGTCTGGGACGAATAA
- the ispH gene encoding 4-hydroxy-3-methylbut-2-enyl diphosphate reductase, which yields MKIIIDRRAGFCPGVSKAVRMVEEELSQGKAVTALGALIHNPREIARLEAMGLQTIAQDFAGDPEKQAELQGRELFVRTHGVGVRLRDQLEAAAFCVVDGTCGTVSRVQKLIAEHHALGEQIVIIGKKGHAEVVGLLGHCDEQGIVVEKEADVESIPENRPTFVVAQTTIGRDRFTVLSGLIRARVRQTQVLDTTCGYIDRRYDQIREFAASVDVILFVGGKESSNSRVLYEICRQANPRSYAIESPQQIAPDWIGAEERVGLTGGASTPLWQLEEIRDLLLKRETVPNQQDKKT from the coding sequence ATGAAGATTATAATCGACAGACGGGCTGGCTTTTGTCCTGGAGTGAGCAAAGCAGTACGCATGGTGGAAGAAGAGCTGTCTCAGGGCAAGGCGGTGACCGCGCTCGGCGCCCTGATCCACAATCCGCGTGAAATCGCACGTCTCGAGGCGATGGGTTTGCAGACCATCGCCCAGGATTTCGCCGGCGATCCGGAAAAACAGGCAGAGCTGCAGGGCCGGGAGCTTTTCGTACGCACCCATGGCGTCGGCGTAAGGCTCCGTGACCAACTGGAAGCTGCGGCCTTTTGTGTCGTCGATGGCACCTGCGGGACGGTGAGCCGGGTCCAGAAACTGATTGCTGAACATCATGCCCTCGGCGAACAGATCGTGATCATCGGTAAAAAAGGGCATGCGGAAGTTGTCGGGCTTCTGGGTCATTGCGATGAGCAGGGCATCGTCGTCGAGAAGGAAGCGGACGTGGAATCGATTCCGGAGAATCGTCCGACCTTCGTCGTCGCCCAAACGACCATCGGACGCGATCGGTTCACCGTGTTGAGCGGTCTGATCCGCGCCCGTGTGCGGCAAACGCAGGTACTGGATACTACCTGCGGTTATATCGACCGGCGCTATGATCAGATCAGGGAATTTGCTGCGAGTGTGGATGTTATACTTTTCGTCGGCGGCAAGGAGAGCTCGAACTCCAGGGTTCTCTATGAAATCTGCCGTCAGGCCAATCCCAGAAGCTATGCGATCGAATCTCCACAGCAGATCGCACCGGATTGGATAGGTGCCGAGGAGAGGGTTGGTTTGACTGGCGGCGCCTCAACCCCGCTATGGCAGCTCGAGGAGATCCGCGATCTGCTGTTGAAGCGGGAAACCGTACCCAACCAGCAGGACAAAAAAACTTGA